In Hydractinia symbiolongicarpus strain clone_291-10 chromosome 4, HSymV2.1, whole genome shotgun sequence, the following proteins share a genomic window:
- the LOC130641205 gene encoding mitochondrial potassium channel-like, producing MFSKIQKHSQNLIKSGKENSAAVLRIGKEKARHVQKALSVPVKTRVKDSVKFIDESIGVTQVIEAQENVSHEERCFLNAREHVQNIKAVLDERQDVLNETRKQLDRCDRSDPQYLTYVGEEHTLLLEVRNLQREHNSAEDVERERFSAYSAAVRLSHEKERSRVERTKYWSIIGSITGTVFGLMFSSLLTQYRLSMMREMTSSSISQATAHVQDDLHEQKVFLSEQVQVLKHMFLNNNSTGENEEEEAGTLTRLLPETLLRQLIKDVGFLSKSIAPVAMEYSENISSINKSLLSLCDDVQQVVLTIKKQKETTNADVDRKVTVLEENKNQSINSQNLSRRNNNVATLHDNQFPTSSLTSLNDQHLILDYVNITNLNLIVGILTLACIAWSTVGKS from the exons atgttttcaaaaatacaaaaacattcaCAAAACTTAATCAAATCTGGAAAAGAAAATTCAGCTGCTGTTTTACGCATTGGAAAAGAGAAGGCAAGACACGTACAAAAAGCCTTATCTGTTCCTGTAAAGACACGTGTGAAGGATTCAGTGAAATTCATTGATGAATCAATTGGAGTCACCCAG GTAATCGAGGCACAAGAAAATGTGTCGCACGAAGAAAGATGTTTCTTAAACGCGCGTGAGCATGTTCAGAATATAAAAGCAGTGTTGGATGAAAGGCAAGACGTGTTAAATGAAACACGAAAGCAATTGGATAGGTGTGATCGATCTGATCCACAATATTTGACATATGTGGGTGAAGAACATACATTATTGTTAGAAG TGCGCAACTTGCAACGTGAACACAATTCTGCTGAGGACGTTGAGCGAGAAAGATTTTCAGCGTATTCGGCTGCCGTCAGGTTGTCTCATGAAAAAGAAAGATCACGGGTTGAGCGCACAAAGTACTGGTCTATTATCGGCTCTATCACTGGAACTGTGTTTG GACTTATGTTTTCCTCACTACTTACGCAGTATCGTCTAAGTATGATGAGAGAGATGACGTCATCTTCTATATCGCAAGCTACTGCGCATGTACAAGATGATTTACACGAACAAAAAGTATTTCTTAGCGAACAAGTACAAGTCTTAAAGCACATGTTTCTGAATAATAACAGCACTGgtgaaaatgaagaagaagaagccgGAACTTTAACTCGCTTACTACCTGAGACGTTGCTTAGACAACTAATAAAAGATGTTGGGTTTTTGAGCAAAAGCATAGCTCCTGTAGCGATGGAATATTCGGAAAACATTTCCTCCATCAATAAGAGTCTACTGTCACTTTGTGATGATGTTCAACAAGTTgtattaacaataaaaaaacaaaaagaaactacAAATGCTGATGTAGACAGGAAAGTCACTGttttagaagaaaataaaaatcaatcaatcaattcaCAAAACTTATCACGCCGCAACAACAACGTGGCAACACTACACGATAACCAATTTCCAACTTCCTCGTTAACTTCATTAAACGACCAGCATTTAATACTTGACTATGTAAATATTACCAATTTAAATTTGATTGTAGGTATACTAACACTTGCTTGTATTGCGTGGAGCACTGTTGGTAAAAGttga
- the LOC130641204 gene encoding histone deacetylase 8-like, giving the protein MSKKKVAYITSPSYVALCNQHPKTKNRAVVVDSLIKAYNLLNEVFVVAPTPVLREDLMLFHSEDYVNCLEKIQNILECEMIDHNKNEDSCEETFDLDELEEEFQISDYGFGYDCPVFKKMFDYAKMVVGATVTAADILINGEADVTINLHGGWHHAHVDEAAGFCYVNDIVIGVLKLTSRFKRVLYIDLDVHHGDGVEEAFRYSKNVLTFSLHKHSNGYFPGTGAKQDVGKGSGKYFSVNVPLKDGIDDIMYYFVFHKLFNQVVLSFEPDVFVVQCGADSLSLDPLGGFNLTSQCIIDCVKDICACNKPVMILGGGGYNLANTSRCWTQLTAMVVGKEISGDIPDHDYMEHYGPDFSVYVASSNRKNENTDAYIEDLLEHVTTNIVKMKIKKENSSKTIDNKENVTLKNETEKDFVTDKLVKKQTLMEKNC; this is encoded by the coding sequence ATGAGCAAGAAAAAGGTAGCCTACATTACTTCACCGAGTTATGTTGCACTGTGCAATCAACATCCAAAGACTAAAAACAGAGCTGTGGTGGTGGATTCGCTAATTAAAGCATACAATTTACTTAATGAAGTCTTTGTTGTGGCACCTACACCTGTCTTACGGGAGGATTTAATGCTATTCCACTCAGAAGACTACGTTAACTGTcttgaaaaaattcaaaacattttagaaTGTGAAATGATTgatcacaataaaaatgaagATTCCTGTGAAGAAACCTTTGATCTAGATGAGTTGGAGGAAGAATTTCAAATAAGTGACTATGGATTTGGCTATGACTgccctgtttttaaaaaaatgtttgattaTGCAAAGATGGTGGTGGGAGCTACTGTTACAGCTGCTGATATATTAATTAATGGTGAGGCAGACGTTACTATTAACTTACATGGTGGTTGGCATCATGCACATGTTGATGAAGCAGCTGGCTTTTGTTATGTAAATGATATAGTTATTGGTGTATTAAAATTAACAAGTAGGTTTAAAAGAGTTTTGTACATTGATCTGGATGTTCATCATGGTGACGGAGTTGAGGAAGCTTTTCGATACTCTAAAAACGTGTTAACGTTTTCTTTACATAAACATTCAAATGGCTACTTTCCAGGGACAGGTGCCAAACAAGACGTAGGAAAAGGCAGTGGtaaatatttttctgtaaatGTTCCATTAAAAGATGGTATTGATGACATTATGTATTACTTTGTTTTTCATAAGCTCTTTAACCAAGTTGTTTTGTCTTTCGAGCCTGATGTTTTTGTTGTGCAGTGTGGTGCAGACTCATTGTCCCTCGATCCTCTTGGTGGTTTTAATTTGACAAGCCAATGTATTATTGACTGCGTGAAAGATATCTGTGCATGCAATAAACCTGTCATGATATTAGGAGGTGGTGGATATAATCTTGCAAACACTTCAAGATGCTGGACTCAACTTACTGCAATGGTTGTTGGGAAAGAAATATCTGGGGATATACCTGATCATGATTACATGGAACATTATGGTCCTGATTTTAGTGTTTATGTTGCTAGTAGTAACAGAAAGAATGAAAACACTGATGCCTATATTGAAGACTTATTGGAGCATGTAACTACAAATAtcgtaaaaatgaaaataaaaaaggaaaacagtagtaaaacaattgataacaaagaaaatgtcacattaaaaaatgaaactgaGAAGGACTTTGTTACTGACAAACTGGTAAAAAAGCAGACCTTGATGGAAAAGAATTGTTAA